Within Populus trichocarpa isolate Nisqually-1 chromosome 6, P.trichocarpa_v4.1, whole genome shotgun sequence, the genomic segment CTTTTTGTGGCGCGGGAAATTCGGTTTAGAAAAGAGTTTAACCGCTATAACTAACCTACTCCATCCTACGGACTTGCCTTCACGTTTTGCATTCATCTGCATGTCCCatgtcctctttctttcttagtTTTATCTTATGCTAATCTTACGGTCCATCTTCACCTGATCAtcgatatattatatatatgatgatCACCGTCTTCATGGGTGACCTCACATTAGTGGGCCACGGTTAGACTTCATGGTTTGCATGGTGGATGCCCTTGGTTAAGGTCAAAGGTCAATGATTTGACTGCATttgacctctctctctctctctcttttttggaACATGATTGCACAACCAAATCCTGCTTCAAACGAATTGGAGCAGAAAAGATAGCATGTgtgttctctttttctttctagctGCATGAGATAATTGTTCTTCAACCCCGTTTTCTTTTGCATTTGACATTTTGTTTATCAATACATTCAACCATTATCTTATCAATTCTTTCAGCCCTTGAACAGCTCGGTGATGAACCATAATTATTATACCTGGTTCACAGTTTCTCgaattaacttgaatttaaCTAGATTAATTTCTAAATCGGTTTAAAATGAAACCTAGTTCGAGCTAGATTGTACAAGCTATTGAATCAACTTCTTGAGTTGGGTTGATAATTTGTCTGAAATTAACTGGTCAAATCATTAATTTGGGTTTAGCCAAAATAAATAACGGGTAAGGATAAGAATTGAGTTGGGTTTGACCCAGATATTTGCTTTGGTAAGCGAGgggattgttattttttttttcatgctatataacttgctaatatttttattcatactACTAATTTTCTAGAAACCAAATACTGTCATAAGCTGATTTTATTGTTCCCTTCAGACAGTGATGTCGAATTGACCTCCACTCTTCATTTTACTGGAGGGACACCTGAAAGGATATGAATGCTAAGGACAAAGAAGATAGGTGGTGGTCAACCTTGCAGGTTTCCAAATAAAGTATCATCAATTGATATCTGTAAGAGATACAAGGAGACAGAGTTGATCTTTCCCTCTTCTTGTCTTAATGTGGGCATGTGGTAcaataacataacaaaacagatTACAGTAGGTTCGGTGATATCCAGAATGTGTTAACTGCACATGCATGTGCTGCCCAGATCCCTCAGCCACCGGTTTAACACCGAATATCCAGTTCTTACACTGTCAACAGGAATCTGTTCCATAGAACAGTGAGCTGATCAAATAGATGCCAAAGACCAGTCTCAATCATAAACACCAAGACAACTGAAAAACCCCAATCAGAATAACTAAAGCTACATCTTTGGCACATTGAGAAACCCTAGCATCCTCGTGAATTTAGTTAACTGTACAATAGCCTTAGCATCAACTTTCCATCTCATTCTTCTTTCCATACACGACCAGTAACCCTCAATTTCAGCTCTTGCCTATCCCCACCAGAGAAGTAGAGAGCCAAATTCCTTTGAATAATAAGCCCATCCTGGCTGTCACGGACTTTCCTGTGACTGTCACGGATGCTCCTGGGAATTCCTTGCCATACCAGTTTTCGACCATTCCCACCAACTTCTAAGCTGTAACTGAATTTCTTAGCTTCGTTATCATCACCCATAAACCTTAAGAAGGCCATATAGACAGGTGCCATGCCCAGCTGGAAAGCCTCAAAATGTAAGCAGAACTGTCTTCCAAAACAGTTAAAAACCTGCAGAGGATCACGCAATTCAGATGAAAAGTGATCAACACTGCCCAGCAACACAAGTAACAACTAACTAGTAAATAAAGCATGATTAATGAGATTCCAAAAACACCTTTCTAAGAAAAATTTATTGTAACAAAAGGTTGTGATGCAACTATGTCAAATGGACATCAAAGCAGCATGTACACCAGTGCATTTACATTTCTAATAGCATCCACAGCACCATAATTCTAACAGCAGgagctaaaaaaacaagaaccatAAGAAAGAGTTGACAAATATTCCAAAACAGCCCAGCAGGAAGCATGCATGAATTACGTCAAAATCTGTTTCAAATATTGCTTTTCACTTTCCTGCAAGGCATTTTTCTAATAAAGATCGAGTCAACATCAAATCCCAACCCCGAGAAGAAAACACtcaaaaaagaagggaaaattaaaaagtatgGCAACATCTTACACATAAAAATAAGTCTAGCAGACTGCATCCATGCATGCACGGACGCACACACATACACAAGAAAAACCCCAAAAAGAATGAGTTGAACAATCCAACTTTATCATACATCATACGAGGAACTTACTGTAAGCATCCATGTGGCATTTTCAACTTCATGTGGATTTGACTTAACATAACGATGATTAAAGGTACACCCATCATGCATGTCAACCTTGTGATCATCCTTGAGATGGGAAACAAGAGCAGGGATGTCACCGGTTACAGAGCACTCAGACCCAGCATAAGGACAGCTATATGGACGGAATCGACAGTGTTGCTCATGCTTGAGCTTGCTGTAGTATGGGAAAATATCAAGGCATCCTAAGCTCTGGAATTTGCAGGGCAGCTCCAATGATTCTGCAACTTTCTCCAAAGCCAAACAGCGTATATTTCCAAGATCATAGCGGCAAGTAGGGCAACAGTTATGTACTCTAAGCTTGCAGTTCGAACATAAAGTGTGTCCATTTGGGCACTGTAACAACCAAGTCCAGCCCACAAGGAGGGGgggttaagaaaattaattacaatatttagcaatttgagaagataaaaaaaatatgaaagaggGAAAAGACTTTTAAGTTACAGATTTGAAACAATAAACTGAATCTCCAAACCTAATTGACCATGTAAAGCAGCAGCAAGTTATATAGTAAACTACTCATGAGGCATTTCTGTCCTAAATATTCAATGAACCAAATGCAAGAGAGTAATTTGTTAAGCTCCATACATAAGTCTACATCTGGCATCAATAATGCCACCCTTTCCCCCTAATGAATTCAAACTCTGTTCTCAATTCCTTTTCTATGCCCCTACCACAGGCATTATAGTATTTTACAACCTGtgctaataatatattttattaagctAATCGTGACCATATCTACCAATCAGTAACTTTATTGAATACACTTTACTTCATTAAATAATCCATAAACAGGATAGCAGAATTGATTAACTTCCAATTTAAGCAATTCCCCTAGAAGTACTCCACATCTCCAGGTTCACTAAAATGAGTACTTGCCAGTCATTGACGTGATAAATACCTTAGTATGGCAAGCTACAATTAATCTCTCTTAACTGTATGAGATATCATAGGCAGTTTCCTTCATTATAACCTTGACAAGGTGATATTAATTTCAACTATTGAGATCCTGAGTTGCTCtgctttaattatatttttgggaAGAAGTCTCAAGTGGTATGTGATTGGTCAGAAACAAAATTCTACTTAAAAGAGAGAGGGGGAGTTTGCATGTTGCTTCAAGGAAGAAACCAGACTAAAGGAGAACAATCCATGATAATTAAGAACAAACCTGGTGAATTGGAGGGTACATTAAATTTGTACAGACAGGACACTCAAGGAGCTCGTGCACACCATTGTTTGAATAAACCCCATGCTTTCCACCCAGAACAACAGTACCTTTTGTTGGTGTAATGttattttctgattttgaaTTTGCAACGTCACAATCCGCAACTGTGGAATGAAATTCAAGAACTTCTTTAAAAGCACTTCCTCCAGGAGCCATTGCTATTCCAAACTTGATAATATTTTCCAATAACTAAAAATAGCACCACTATCGCCTCTCAAAAGGATTCACACTCCATTGgcctgtaaaaaaaaactcattaatagGGAAGCTATATCTTATGCACAATATACCAAATGCAAATTGTCTAGATTCGACTGACATCCAGTGCAGCAACTGAACATAACACTTTAATAGAAAGAAGTTGTTGTGTTATAAGTTTTAAACTGTAAACATACTGGAAGGAATTTTGGTGGATTTGGGGTTTTCAGGGAATCTGCAGTTGCCTTTTGTATGCAGAGGCCACTGGCCATGAACTAAACTCAGTGTGTGTGAATTCATGACTGTCTTATTGAAGTATGTTACGATAGATTTCAGCTTaacacatcattttattttcacccCGCCCCTTCAAAATCACACATGATTAGAGAAAGCAAGAGACCTTTCTTGtcgcaaaataaaaattatataaaagcaCAAATAAGACATAGAACACCTTTCAAACTTGTTGCCCCGCTATGCTATTAGGAAGTGGCTTGCCAACCATAAGGCATCTTTGGCAGccagaagaaaagggaagggcGAAACTCAATAAATTGCCCAAAATAGAATGCATCTACACCAATTCCTCCACAATCATCAATGTGAATGAATCTCCATTTTAAGTAATATACgtgaaaatgagaaaataataataatcatcgTTTCGCAAGACGCCCCCCCTCCCACCCACCCAAACACCCAACACCCACCCACCCACACTTGTATCCatcaaagcaattaaaaattgaCCAGAGAAAAGGGCGTGAGAAATGAGCCTCatttctaattctcaatcaagtATAAACCTGAATTCTGCCTAAAAATGCCCATTTTATACACACCAGCGAGCAAGGAATCGAAACAAGAGAcggaaataacaaataaaaataaaacccaattcaaaattaatcaatCCCTTTTAACAAAACTCAAATCAGGTTCTGCCAGGAATTacctttaatattattatcctCAAAGGAACCAtgagatgaaataaaaatatgaaaaggaaagaaacccGCTTTCCATATTAAACATACATATTCAATCCAAatatcaacccaaaaaaatctaatcttCCCATTTGGCTTAAAAACCATCAAAGCAACCCAATCAAACACAAGCAACAATGAAAACAAACAAGCAAACCCCATTTCAGGTTTCCAACAAATAACCCAAAGACAAATCGCAAAAgcaaaaacacatcaaatataACAAGAGATACCCAGTTGAGAATTTCTAAGCTTTTTGTTGTGTCTTTACATATGTAATCAAATTCAGACAAAACATTGAGACCATGAATTGGAGACAGAAAgcaaaaaagtaaataaatttaaacaaaaaaaattgacacaCGAGGACTCCGGATTACCCGGATTTGGAAAACGAGGAGAAAAGGAGGAGCCTTGTTCGCATCGGTGTAAAGCATAAATGGTCTCGGTTTTCTCTATTTATATTGGTGACTTCAccatattttcttgtttttagtgagttttgaaaataattgagCTATTGTTCTTTctctagataaaaataaaaataaaaataattgatctagttaagaaataataattatacaagtctctctctctctctctctctctctctctctctctctctctatatatatatattggttttgttttttgggtaACTATAGATCAGTCCCCAAATTATACAGCTACTAACAGATCAGACACTAATCTTCAAAATCTTGCGAACACTGGAACCTTTGCTCGGTTTAACATGTTTGAATTCCCCGTCAATTTgtttctataaaataataaaaattaatacaatataatctatttattcacatttttaataatacagttatatattatatttcaagTTCTCTTTGGAAAGGATTATATTTTCAAGGAGAAACCCTAAATCTATCCTtacgttttttattttatcaattagtCCTTGtgttctttaaatttattcaattaaccATTGTGCTCTAAATTtgtttgaataatataatagcatcattaaattattttcatttataataaattcacttatatatcaaattaattcttaagtTCTCAAattacttgatttttaaatattttcaaacaatctcACGCATTTTATAACTTAGTTGaccttcaaatatatttatatgaacttGAACACGAGTCTAGTCCAACTCTTAATAACTATGGACTTGTAACTATCCCAACTCGAAGCCACtagatgacgacgacgacgacgacgataTCGACTATTCCAACTCTTAATAGCTATGGACTTGCAACTATCCCAACTCGAAGCCGCTACCCAACTTGAAGCCACTAGATAACGACGACGATATCGActattgatatgataataaatGTGACTAAAAGTAAAGGTAGAGACTGATTTGCTGGAAACTAAAAGCTTGGGGACTGATTTgaagtcaagtttttttttcatcattattaatcCTATGGTAAAAGTCAGTGGTGGTGGACCAACGACTATACGCGCACGCAaggtttgaaatttttaatgatCCCTTTACCTTTTTTATGATCAGTTGGAGTTGACGTTTACTCTCGACAGGAGGAACAGCCTGATTCTGTACTCTCGAATGTATTCcaactttcttcttttataactatttatgtttactttttataatatttttttaaatatattaaaataataattctttatttttaaattttatttttttattagtagatcaaaaaaatataaaaaattaaacatgattgTACTTTAAAAACAACACTACCTTAATCATCAATTTACTTTACATCTTAGTCTATTTTCtttagaatttaaaatgaagaaaaggattttaatataagaaaaaatcaaaaaaatactataaaaattaccttttgatttattttatttttccttccctCGATGGAGTGAAGTGTCGACATTTTTACAATAGTTGGTTAGAAAGATTGAATGTTCATTGTAATGTTGCTGTCTCGACTTGTGATTTTTCATTCGACCTTGGCATTTGACTTTTAATACATCAGGACATGGAGTCCTACTTGCAAGTGAAAATGAAGAAATCGCAAATAATCATAACCATAACATCAACAGATATAAGCGTTGATGCTCTGATAATATATTCGGGAagagtgtatttgtttttgtatttttaaaatatttaataagaaattgaatttgtttttatattttttttttcgaattatttttagtgtttttgaattgttttaatgtgctaatatcaagaatgaattttaaaaataaaaaaaatattatctcgaTACATTTCCAAGTAAGAAACACTTTAACAAATAACCTTTATCGCAAAATCAAACCGTAACCAAAACACTGGGGTGTTTAGGAGTATGGtagcaattgtttttcaaaatgttttttacttgaaaatacatcaaaataatatttttagatgtaaGAAATCTACTtaaactttgattaaaaaaaattaaaaataaatgcaacaATTTAAGTGGGGATGATCccattaagattttattaagaaaaacgttaatataattagcaaaaaaattattggagaaTATCTTTAACATTAAAACCAGAATAAATTTTTGCAGTGGACAATATTCGAAACATGGACCAACCAATGCTATATTCGGAGGATGCTTACAGCCTTTTCTCGACAAGATTGCTGGACCACCTCTTGGTTTGGCACCGTAAGAAATCTTGGCTACAATTTAACGACCGACTTATATTATATTTCACATACTAATTATAGATAATCAAGATCATAGAAATAATCCATGTAGGTTTCTTagtaacttatttatttttacctaaACCAGTCAAAAACTCGTATTACaagttttaatttgagatttatattgaatatttttatttacgtttgatataaaaataaataaaaataaaattgtccttattaattttcaaggaggtcatttcttaataaagttattaaattatatgttaTATAATTTGTAGTATTTCTCTTAAAATCTGAGAGCAATCAAGCATTTAAATTAAACAtgcattgaaaatttaaattagattaCATACATTTATGCATATTATGGggggttttttgtttcttaatatttttgttgtttttttatttttaatgatgaaaaaatatttataaatttgtttcaattaataaataacagTATGAGTCTTTACttggatttaataaatatatttgaccTAGATAGAtgtaatataaaacaaatttaatttagataaatAGCTTTCCATATAAGTTTAGAATTTAGTtcctaaataaattaagatttgacATGCTCATACGAAAACACAATGAAAattgagtcttttttttatttctctattttaatgatatatttgcATAACAATTATCAAAGTAATTTTCTATTCATTTGTGTATGATTCATGTATAGGATTTCATAGATATGTCACAAATTCATATTAGCATCGTatcaataaaacatttttttatatacgtTTATATTTAATGTACCATGTCCAAGAATTATGATGAGGCAATAGAGTTTAATTAAGAACTTgtatttatgatatatttatttttcttactaaatggattatttatcaatttcttctactccaactttattttattttttgttttgtttttgggaaAGGAGAGGAAAAGTGGCTGGATTCCAGGAGTGAAAAGAGAAAGTCATTGTTTACACTGATTAAGGCCAAAAAGGGTTATTTTGGTGTTAACGGTTTCTTTCTATAGTGAGAGTTTATCCTACGTGTTTTTCCCCCCTTAAACTTGTCTTATATGGTAGATCTAAGCCCAAacaattttagttttagattGATTATGGATTTTTGGGTACGTTTTTGGATTGTTTGCAACTATAGATATGTTTTACAAGGTGTTTAAGGTCTTTTCATGGGTCGAAATATGGTTGcaaatgatttttcttatttgaaacaTCACAACTCAATTTTATAGTGGCCAGAGGTTGTTAAAATTTGGACAAGACAGGCGACACATTGcttactatttgtttttcaaaaatttaagggGCGAACTCGTCCAccctttaagaaaaaaaggttcaaaCGCGTGAGCTACTCCAAGCCTGGGAGCCTAGGcctttttcattccttttttttcttttttttattcctcaaATCTTACCCATCATAATCGGATTTTTTtgcttacttatttttttttaattttatcatttaatattttattgattttttattgagcaatgtaatttgttttgatttggtatttttatttagttgcatcgatatttggttggttctcaattttattagtgtgtattttagacaaaaaaaattattgaaaaaaaaattgtttagccTAATTAAGTCCACGATCCAGATCATTGGTTTGACTTGTTTAACTTCGAATAGTtatgaattgagtttcataatttttcccgattatataaatagttatcaatttatttagttaaatgcATACATGAACTcttataattaagattttttatgttaaaaaacacgTACAAAATGTTGATGCATTGAAAACAAATGTATTTCACCTACAACGAAACGCGAGTCAAATAACTAGTTAAGAAACTTATTGggaaattaaaagataaaacctCTTACTGATTAAGTTTTCTTTACGAAGTTAACTTCTTATGTCctactctctttctctctcctaaaaaaataaaaataaaaatgtaaatagGTTATTCCATATTCTTTAGTTGAAAACATGGCGCCCCTATTATAACACTCTTTTAGGTAGTGTTTGGTATGCTAgacaatattaatttgattgaataagACTAGATAAGTAATTGTCTTGTCTTATGTTTGGTATACTTTGGACTGGATTGGATAATttgtcttattttatatttggtagACGTTGAACAGGACCCGGCATATTCGGGGCCTGAATTAAtccaagtttaagaaaaaatagaggaatgatTGATTTCACCTGGCACAGTAAAAAACATGGGTCGACATGCGACTCGGTTGACTCAAGATAAATCATGGATAAAAAATCCattgagttttttaaatattttttgtcaaaatgatgttactttgattttttttttaatctaggttaactcgggttgaccttTTCGACTCGTGACCTAGCCTTGCCTAGGTCGATCCtcaagtcaggttttaaaactataataataatcatttttatccataTGTTGAATTGAGTCAACTCGGTTTAACCTTCTCGACCTGTGACCCAAGCCTTGCAACGAGTCGACCTCTAAGtaatgttttaaaactatgataataaccatttttatctttattttgatCCAAATCAACGCAGGTTGACCCTCCCAATCCGTGACTAGGGCCTTATCTCGTGTTGACCTCCGATTCGAGTTTTGCAACTATGATAATACCACTTTTATCCATACATTGACATGGGTCAACTAGGGTTGATCCTCCCGACCCATAACCTAGGTCTTGCCTTGGGTTGACTCCAaattgggtttaaaaactatgataataaccacttttattattatattgactcgggtcaacccgagttgacccTTTCGACTTGTGAATCAGGCATTGTCCTAGGTCGACCCTCTAATCGAGTTTTAaagctataataataattatttttattcttatgttgacCGGGGTCAATAGTCAACCTAACTTGTGACCCGGGCCTGGTCCCGGGTCAACCACCAAGTCGATTTTTAAAactacaacaacaataacaatgtAATAAcccaaaatcttattttatcatatttatagaaacatataatattatcatttaaagtacataattttttttttctatcaaattctGACTAAgtttcctttatattttatttataccaagttatcgactcaatCAATTTTCACAATGTGCAAATAAAACTTCAACATATTCTCATCATATATTACCATCAACTCAAGGACAacgttttcttttccttctgtATTTCCTCAAGcaaatcaattattatattattccaaaatattttaagtaaCGGAATGATTAACTTagttacaaaataaaaacaacacataTTCATATTAATGCTAATCGAACCTAAAACTTAGTCTATATAATTACAATCATATGGTTTCAAAGAATTTAATTGAGATACATCATTCATACTTAATTTAGATTCATACACTACTTAGttacaaaattatattacataacaaaatatgCATTGATTTCACAAAATTACAAATATGATACCTACTACTCGTCATGACGTTATGAAATacctaaaatttatataatactTAGCATAATTAGTTTAGATAcaaagaatatttattattattacttttatatgtaattatttCCAATTCATACAATTTGTATGATTTAAGAACACAATATCTTCTCTTGCCAAACTGGTAGTTGTTCCATTTCTAAATTACAAATCTCTCAAATTGTTCGTTAACCAGGACACTAGTCCCAGTAATCCCAAGTACTAATTCTCCAATTTTCCATTAATCAGGAAATTATCCCATTTACTAGGGAACCAAAATCTTCCTCTACCCATTAACTAGGGCACTATTCTCACtaactagaaaattaatatctttATCTGTCCATTAACTAGGGCATTAATTCCGCTAACCAGGGAACCAATTTCTTCATTTGCCTATTTATCGGGGCACAAGTCTCATTAACCAAGATAGCTAGTTTCTCAAtcacatattaattaaaagcaCTAGTcttatttagtaattattttcttcaataatttatcatttatcaaataagattgtTATACATTTAAAGAATAATTACAAGCATAGTTAAATAATGCTCTAGTTTTAAGGTGCCGAGCACCTACTTAATGTCTAGGTATGTAAAACGATCCTCTACTACTGGGTGGGTCTTGCAGTCTCTCTTGTACCAACATGAACGATATCAAATCCTCAGCTACTTCACATTTTAACTCAATAGACCATCATTTTATTCTTGACTTAAAATGACTTAGTATAATTTCCTATCTTCAAGCTAATCCTTATTTGAAACATAACTAAactaaaaatttgatttcatgGATAGTTTGTTTCTTCCGGAAGCTAAATTATAGGTTACAACTTcactaaaaaggaagaaaactcatttttttcctGGACACATTCAAGACTATTCTCATTGCAACATCAAAACTATTTAGCCAAATTTAGTCCCACCTTCcctcaatttttaatttgtatctaGAGTTTTATAATTCCAATTTAAGCGATGTCAGTTTTGTTGGAATGATATTATCTCTTACTTCAACTTTCATGATAACTTAAtctgacttttgtttttgtcatttttgaGTCCTAAATCGGTCTGGAAGTGAGACGATGAAGCTATTCAATTttccaatttctttcttttgacaTATAACAAagtattttcatttgttttctcaCATTCAATGCAATTGTTTCtcctttttgtaatttataactCCATTTACCCTATCATCCTACTCATCAACAAATTTTCTCACTTCCTTCTATAAACAATCAAAATCCTCTCATTAAAATGCAACTACTTTCTCTACATTCTTTCAGttataaaatattcaatataacataaaaaactcCATTACTCCCAAAAACTTTGAAATGTTCTTAACACAAAGTATAACCAACTTtccattaaaattcaaaacacaaaatttcTATTTCATTTACATTCATTCTTCAAATTAAACACATGCTAAGGTAGACATACTCAAACAAcattcatgcattgttttgaattttcttcaatttaacccctttATGGCCGACACTAACACCTTTTTAAACCctaggatttatttttttttccttgataacTCATTATTATGAGTTGTTTTCATCCATTTCCATCCTAATTACATTAAACAAAGCCAGTTTCTCATTTCCCCTAATTTACTCATGAACCCTaacctaaaatttataatttacacaTCAATTTCTAATCGTAAACAATCTAACTTTTGTAGTTAAGTTTTAAACCCCTTACCTGGTGATTAAGTGAGCTTCGATCCTCAGCCAGTCAAAACTTTTCCGAACTCCCTCTTTACCCCACTTTACCAGCCCTTCTCCATATAATTTCTCCAATTTCTTTCACCTTTTTCTCCTTTAATCATTGTCTAGAAATTATTCTCTCACTATTTAGGCCAAATCTTACCCAAATCCCttcaattttattgtattttctctcaatATTTTTGGTGAAATAGGCTTGAAAATCCTCCacctcct encodes:
- the LOC7479519 gene encoding E3 ubiquitin-protein ligase SINAT2 — translated: MAPGGSAFKEVLEFHSTVADCDVANSKSENNITPTKGTVVLGGKHGVYSNNGVHELLECPVCTNLMYPPIHQCPNGHTLCSNCKLRVHNCCPTCRYDLGNIRCLALEKVAESLELPCKFQSLGCLDIFPYYSKLKHEQHCRFRPYSCPYAGSECSVTGDIPALVSHLKDDHKVDMHDGCTFNHRYVKSNPHEVENATWMLTVFNCFGRQFCLHFEAFQLGMAPVYMAFLRFMGDDNEAKKFSYSLEVGGNGRKLVWQGIPRSIRDSHRKVRDSQDGLIIQRNLALYFSGGDRQELKLRVTGRVWKEE